Proteins co-encoded in one Halorussus vallis genomic window:
- a CDS encoding lipoate--protein ligase family protein, whose translation MALADREWRVVREESWDGPLNMALDEIAAETAAGGGPRTVRVYRWDPSTLSLGYRQDPDSVAWDFCEREGITVTRRPTGGGGIYHDNYGDISYSIVAPADELPGDLMDTYELLCAPVFDAFERLGIDARFTAEKQPAIHQPACYLRELHPAHDVVAGEDGRKISGNAQYRRKDAVIQHGSLKFDLDADRHLGVFADPNTAPAEFRERVTTIAEESGATREEAVEAVEAALREWANADEGGWTDEELSRARERAERKYESESWVRDREDPTA comes from the coding sequence ATGGCGCTGGCCGACCGCGAGTGGCGGGTCGTGCGCGAGGAGTCGTGGGACGGACCGCTCAACATGGCGCTGGACGAGATCGCCGCCGAAACCGCCGCCGGGGGCGGCCCGCGGACAGTCCGGGTCTACCGGTGGGACCCGAGCACGCTCTCGCTGGGCTACCGGCAGGACCCCGACTCGGTCGCGTGGGACTTCTGCGAGCGCGAGGGCATCACCGTCACCCGGCGACCGACGGGCGGCGGCGGCATCTACCACGATAACTACGGCGACATCTCCTACTCCATCGTGGCGCCCGCCGACGAACTGCCGGGCGATCTGATGGACACCTACGAACTGCTCTGTGCGCCCGTCTTCGACGCCTTCGAACGACTGGGAATCGACGCCCGATTCACCGCGGAGAAACAGCCCGCGATCCACCAGCCGGCGTGCTACCTCCGGGAGTTACACCCGGCCCACGACGTGGTCGCGGGCGAGGACGGACGGAAGATAAGCGGCAACGCCCAGTACCGCCGGAAGGACGCGGTCATCCAGCACGGCTCGCTGAAGTTCGACCTCGACGCCGACCGCCACCTCGGGGTGTTCGCCGACCCCAACACCGCGCCCGCCGAGTTCCGCGAGCGCGTGACGACCATCGCCGAGGAGTCGGGCGCGACCCGCGAGGAGGCGGTCGAAGCCGTCGAGGCGGCCCTGCGCGAGTGGGCCAACGCCGACGAGGGCGGGTGGACCGACGAGGAACTGTCGCGCGCACGCGAGCGCGCAGAACGGAAATACGAGAGTGAATCGTGGGTCCGGGACCGCGAAGACCCGACGGCCTGA
- a CDS encoding cupin domain-containing protein: MRTVSVTDAESFVSAADAFRPLSDALGTTDVAVNYYELDPGDGLGFCYHRHHEQEEVFYVQSGNVTFRTENGDVAVEAGELVRFGPGEFQRGTNRSDPESGEEAGERAVVLALGAPRVEDERVDLRRKCPECEDETPQRMGSDDDAIVATCADCGTQTGRFTE; encoded by the coding sequence ATGCGAACAGTCTCCGTCACGGACGCCGAGTCGTTCGTCAGCGCGGCCGACGCGTTCCGGCCGCTCTCGGACGCGCTCGGGACGACCGACGTCGCCGTCAACTACTACGAACTCGACCCGGGCGACGGCCTCGGATTCTGCTACCACCGCCACCACGAGCAGGAGGAGGTGTTCTACGTCCAGTCGGGGAACGTGACGTTCCGGACGGAGAACGGCGACGTCGCCGTCGAAGCGGGCGAACTCGTCCGGTTCGGTCCCGGAGAGTTCCAGCGCGGGACGAACCGTAGCGACCCGGAGAGCGGCGAAGAAGCCGGCGAGCGCGCGGTCGTGTTGGCACTCGGCGCACCGCGCGTCGAGGACGAGCGAGTCGACCTCCGGCGGAAGTGCCCCGAGTGCGAAGACGAGACGCCCCAGCGGATGGGGAGCGACGACGACGCGATAGTGGCGACCTGCGCCGACTGTGGTACTCAGACCGGCCGCTTCACGGAGTGA